In one Mus caroli chromosome 14, CAROLI_EIJ_v1.1, whole genome shotgun sequence genomic region, the following are encoded:
- the LOC110309657 gene encoding tripartite motif-containing protein 52-like, which yields MATSTRPPSLMQSLREEAVCAICLDYFKDPVSIGCGHNFCRGCVTQLWGKEDEQDREQPAVQEHVIREVLFPRYTEQEQHRAHAGRWVGPSHRQHQGNADSVWDDQEEVRNSLQGLVHDLRIRVFPEERDEPPHNGHQYHQFGRYRHRHRHLPIFLRGPPYPPVRRQLYLDALVRSPHDPVPPPPRPTPQVFRCPQCRRTFPSRSFRPNLQLANMVHIIRQICHTP from the coding sequence ATGGCCACCTCTACACGGCCTCCCAGCCTTATGCAGTCACTTCGGGAAGAAGCAGTGTGTGCCATCTGTCTGGATTATTTTAAGGACCCCGTGTCCATTGGCTGTGGGCACAACTTCTGCAGAGGGTGTGTGACTCAGCTGTGGGGCAAGGAAGATGAGCAGGACCGGGAACAGCCTGCTGTGCAGGAGCACGTCATCCGGGAGGTTTTGTTTCCTAGGTACACCGAACAGGAGCAGCACAGAGCACATGCAGGACGCTGGGTCGGTCCTAGCCATAGACAGCATCAGGGCAATGCGGACTCTGTGTGGGATGACCAGGAAGAAGTCAGGAACAGTTTACAAGGGTTGGTTCATGACCTGAGAATTAGGGTTTTTCCAGAAGAGAGAGATGAACCCCCCCACAATGGCCACCAGTACCATCAGTTTGGTCGCTACCGCCATCGCCACCGCCACCTTCCAATCTTCCTCCGTGGTCCCCCATATCCGCCTGTGCGTCGGCAGCTCTATCTAGACGCCCTGGTTCGTTCTCCACATGACCCGGTTCCTCCTCCACCTCGGCCCACACCACAGGTCTTCAGGTGCCCGCAATGCCGAAGGACTTTTCCAAGTCGCAGTTTTCGACCTAATTTGCAGCTGGCCAACATGGTCCATATAATTCGCCAGATTTGCCATACTCCATGA